Proteins from a genomic interval of Ciona intestinalis chromosome 9, KH, whole genome shotgun sequence:
- the LOC101243495 gene encoding villin-1-like isoform X1 translates to MSVTVSKEFQQQLDNAGVKNGLQIWRVKPDNLIPLPKSSYGVFHESHAYIILRTYTSVNGVTKMSLHYWTGKTSSRSIRNKASEFTVKLYAQQSCLTTQYREVQGFESTEFEKYFKRGLIYVRGEVREDEPEGFPHFHVKRIFHVNGEFPTRAAEVDFAWSSFVRNDVFLIDIGNVIMIWRGHDCTDRQLAKGMMLAKMIKTFDREELGYIHTVHDFQNQKDNKMLKELLGKLPDSIPAKEVKEEKKTELSEIVIFTLKKGEGLLVELNEERWPQLNKRSLLNDECYMIDVPGKKKVFLWIGQDCNPHIKSIIWSAILNYLEQLKRPLDTQVQIIDDGGETDEFIALFSDWDADPFPCGRRLTDRRYSFKVARFDQPEMPGAGDGRLEVFLIDKKSLVPIDPSMYGKFFSGECYIVRYTFKEFGKEMKIMYYWEGRRSGSSTLLSTPTRGSRLNSNFRLDGTTECRVEIGKEPAHFVAFFKGKFMVLKGSDPKSSNQENPPAPNPDKVPGVTLYVVRGSNIYNTKAIQVRCSSSSLNCNYPYICTTPNTVFLWCGKGCIGDQRDMGHIMANNMLGNKPLWVLEEGNEVDEFFAALGGRKEYSNKIVPKDPDTVREAVTFYYYENNGKYYFKEMYNISRHDLHSEDIVLIDIYDEVYIWLGSKVDSELAQRSFPIAFRYLQRSYNRGDMKTAVLLVKEGSEPNIFTRFIPNWEDEQPKNNVEERLTPAHVKRLLDNEYGLPVYSIQQLSTSCPQGVDPTKKERYLSERDFAQTFRMTREEFSKLSEWYRNDLKKKFNLF, encoded by the exons atgagtgtaactgtttCCAAAGAATTTCAACAACAACTGGATAATGCTGGTGTAAAGAACGGGCTACAGATCTGGAGAGTAAAg CCTGATAATCTGATACCTCTACCGAAGTCGAGTTATGGTGTTTTCCATGAAAGCCACGCCTATATCATACTGAGG ACTTACACCTCTGTAAACGGGGTCACCAAGATGTCTCTGCATTACTGGACAGGAAAGACGTCCTCCAGATCTATTAGAA aCAAAGCTTCGGAATTCACTGTCAAACTCTACGCACAGCAGTCTTGCCTTACTACTCAATACAGAGAAGTTCAAGGGTTTGAAAGTACAGAGTTTGAAAAATACTTCAAGCGTGGACTTAT ATATGTACGTGGAGAAGTTCGTGAAGACGAACCTGAAGGTTTTCCTCATTTTCACGTCAAACGTATCTTCCACGTCAATGGCGAGTTTCCCACACGAGCTGCAGAAGTTGATTTCGCATGGTCGAGTTTTGTACGTAATGACGTTTTCCTCATTGATATTGGCAACGTCATAATGATATGGAGGGGTCATGATTGTACAGATCGACAATTGGCGAAG GGAATGATGTTGGCAAAAATGATAAAGACATTCGACCGAGAGGAACTCGGTTATATTCACACCGTGCATGATTTTCAAAACCAAAAAGATAACAAAATGCTCAAA GAACTGCTTGGTAAACTGCCGGATTCAATTCCAGCAAAAGAAGTGAAGGAAGAGAAGAAAACTGAATTGTCGGAAATTGTTATCTTCAC TCTGAAAAAAGGTGAAGGGTTATTGGTGGAATTGAATGAAGAACGATGGCCACAACTTAATAAACGATCTCTACTTAATGAT GAATGTTATATGATTGATGTGCCAGGAAAAAAGAAAGTGTTCTTGTGGATAGGTCAGGATTGCAACCCTCATATAAAGAGCATTATTTGGAGCGCTATCCTT AATTACCTTGAACAATTGAAACGTCCGTTAGACACCCAGGTTCAAATAATAGATGACGGTGGAGAGACAGATGAGTTCATTGCTCTCTTTTCAGATTGGGATGCTGACCCCTTCCCATGTGGTA GACGTTTAACCGATCGAAGATATTCGTTTAAAGTTGCTCGATTTGATCAACCTGAAATGCCCGGTGCTGGTGATGGAAGGTTGGAG GTATTTTTGATTGACAAGAAATCATTGGTTCCAATTGACCCGTCAATGTATGGAAAGTTCTTCAGTGGTGAATGTTATATTGTGAGATATACATTCAAAGAGTTTGGAAAGGAAATGAAGATAATGTATTACTGGGAG GGACGTAGATCTGGTTCCTCCACTTTACTATCCACCCCTACACGAGGATCTCGGCTGAACTCAAACTTTCGTCTTGATGGAACGACAGAATGCCGAGTTGAAATTGGCAAAGAACCTGCTCACtttgttgctttttttaaagggAAGTTCATGGTTTTGAAG GGAAGTGACCCCAAGTCATCAAATCAAGAAAACCCACCCGCCCCTAACCCTGACAAAGTACCTGGGGTTACGTTGTACGTTGTAAGAGGttcaaatatatacaacactAAAGCTATTCAAGTCAGATGCAG TTCAAGCTCATTGAATTGCAACTACCCATACATATGTACCACACCAAACACTGTGTTTCTATGGTGTGGTAAAGGATGTATAGGTGATCAGAGAGACATGGGACACATTATGGCAAATAACATGCTGGGAAACAA ACCTCTATGGGTGTTAGAAGAAGGGAATGAGGTTGATGAATTCTTTGCAGCTTTGGGTGGAAGGAAGGAATATTCAAACAAGATTGTACCAAAG gATCCTGATACAGTTAGAGAAGCTGTTacgttttattattatgaaaACAATGGAAAGTATTATTTCAAggaaatgtataatatatcaAGACATGATTTACATTCTGAAGATATTGTTTTGATTGATATTTATGATGAG GTTTATATTTGGCTTGGATCGAAAGTAGATTCAGAGTTGGCTCAACGCAGCTTCCCAATAGCTTTCCGTTATTTACAAAGAAGTTATAACAGGGGAGATATGAAAACTGCTGTTCTACTTGTAAAAGAAGGGAGTGAACCAAACATATTTACTCGCTTTATTCCAAACTGGGAGGATGAACAACCAAAA aataatgTAGAAGAGAGACTAACACCAGCTCATGTGAAAAGATTGTTGGACAACGAATATGGGTTGCCTGTTTATTCAATTCAACAATTATCTACATCATGTCCTCAAGGTGTGGACCCAACAAAAAAAGag agATATCTTTCTGAAAGAGATTTTGCTCAAACATTCCGGATGACACGAGAAGAATTCTCGAAACTAAGTGAATGGTATCGAAATGATTTGAAAAAgaaattcaatttattttag
- the LOC101243495 gene encoding villin-1-like isoform X2 has protein sequence MSVTVSKEFQQQLDNAGVKNGLQIWRVKPDNLIPLPKSSYGVFHESHAYIILRTYTSVNGVTKMSLHYWTGKTSSRSIRNKASEFTVKLYAQQSCLTTQYREVQGFESTEFEKYFKRGLIYVRGEVREDEPEGFPHFHVKRIFHVNGEFPTRAAEVDFAWSSFVRNDVFLIDIGNVIMIWRGHDCTDRQLAKGMMLAKMIKTFDREELGYIHTVHDFQNQKDNKMLKELLGKLPDSIPAKEVKEEKKTELSEIVIFTLKKGEGLLVELNEERWPQLNKRSLLNDECYMIDVPGKKKVFLWIGQDCNPHIKSIIWSAILNYLEQLKRPLDTQVQIIDDGGETDEFIALFSDWDADPFPCGRLTDRRYSFKVARFDQPEMPGAGDGRLEVFLIDKKSLVPIDPSMYGKFFSGECYIVRYTFKEFGKEMKIMYYWEGRRSGSSTLLSTPTRGSRLNSNFRLDGTTECRVEIGKEPAHFVAFFKGKFMVLKGSDPKSSNQENPPAPNPDKVPGVTLYVVRGSNIYNTKAIQVRCSSSSLNCNYPYICTTPNTVFLWCGKGCIGDQRDMGHIMANNMLGNKPLWVLEEGNEVDEFFAALGGRKEYSNKIVPKDPDTVREAVTFYYYENNGKYYFKEMYNISRHDLHSEDIVLIDIYDEVYIWLGSKVDSELAQRSFPIAFRYLQRSYNRGDMKTAVLLVKEGSEPNIFTRFIPNWEDEQPKNNVEERLTPAHVKRLLDNEYGLPVYSIQQLSTSCPQGVDPTKKERYLSERDFAQTFRMTREEFSKLSEWYRNDLKKKFNLF, from the exons atgagtgtaactgtttCCAAAGAATTTCAACAACAACTGGATAATGCTGGTGTAAAGAACGGGCTACAGATCTGGAGAGTAAAg CCTGATAATCTGATACCTCTACCGAAGTCGAGTTATGGTGTTTTCCATGAAAGCCACGCCTATATCATACTGAGG ACTTACACCTCTGTAAACGGGGTCACCAAGATGTCTCTGCATTACTGGACAGGAAAGACGTCCTCCAGATCTATTAGAA aCAAAGCTTCGGAATTCACTGTCAAACTCTACGCACAGCAGTCTTGCCTTACTACTCAATACAGAGAAGTTCAAGGGTTTGAAAGTACAGAGTTTGAAAAATACTTCAAGCGTGGACTTAT ATATGTACGTGGAGAAGTTCGTGAAGACGAACCTGAAGGTTTTCCTCATTTTCACGTCAAACGTATCTTCCACGTCAATGGCGAGTTTCCCACACGAGCTGCAGAAGTTGATTTCGCATGGTCGAGTTTTGTACGTAATGACGTTTTCCTCATTGATATTGGCAACGTCATAATGATATGGAGGGGTCATGATTGTACAGATCGACAATTGGCGAAG GGAATGATGTTGGCAAAAATGATAAAGACATTCGACCGAGAGGAACTCGGTTATATTCACACCGTGCATGATTTTCAAAACCAAAAAGATAACAAAATGCTCAAA GAACTGCTTGGTAAACTGCCGGATTCAATTCCAGCAAAAGAAGTGAAGGAAGAGAAGAAAACTGAATTGTCGGAAATTGTTATCTTCAC TCTGAAAAAAGGTGAAGGGTTATTGGTGGAATTGAATGAAGAACGATGGCCACAACTTAATAAACGATCTCTACTTAATGAT GAATGTTATATGATTGATGTGCCAGGAAAAAAGAAAGTGTTCTTGTGGATAGGTCAGGATTGCAACCCTCATATAAAGAGCATTATTTGGAGCGCTATCCTT AATTACCTTGAACAATTGAAACGTCCGTTAGACACCCAGGTTCAAATAATAGATGACGGTGGAGAGACAGATGAGTTCATTGCTCTCTTTTCAGATTGGGATGCTGACCCCTTCCCATGTG GACGTTTAACCGATCGAAGATATTCGTTTAAAGTTGCTCGATTTGATCAACCTGAAATGCCCGGTGCTGGTGATGGAAGGTTGGAG GTATTTTTGATTGACAAGAAATCATTGGTTCCAATTGACCCGTCAATGTATGGAAAGTTCTTCAGTGGTGAATGTTATATTGTGAGATATACATTCAAAGAGTTTGGAAAGGAAATGAAGATAATGTATTACTGGGAG GGACGTAGATCTGGTTCCTCCACTTTACTATCCACCCCTACACGAGGATCTCGGCTGAACTCAAACTTTCGTCTTGATGGAACGACAGAATGCCGAGTTGAAATTGGCAAAGAACCTGCTCACtttgttgctttttttaaagggAAGTTCATGGTTTTGAAG GGAAGTGACCCCAAGTCATCAAATCAAGAAAACCCACCCGCCCCTAACCCTGACAAAGTACCTGGGGTTACGTTGTACGTTGTAAGAGGttcaaatatatacaacactAAAGCTATTCAAGTCAGATGCAG TTCAAGCTCATTGAATTGCAACTACCCATACATATGTACCACACCAAACACTGTGTTTCTATGGTGTGGTAAAGGATGTATAGGTGATCAGAGAGACATGGGACACATTATGGCAAATAACATGCTGGGAAACAA ACCTCTATGGGTGTTAGAAGAAGGGAATGAGGTTGATGAATTCTTTGCAGCTTTGGGTGGAAGGAAGGAATATTCAAACAAGATTGTACCAAAG gATCCTGATACAGTTAGAGAAGCTGTTacgttttattattatgaaaACAATGGAAAGTATTATTTCAAggaaatgtataatatatcaAGACATGATTTACATTCTGAAGATATTGTTTTGATTGATATTTATGATGAG GTTTATATTTGGCTTGGATCGAAAGTAGATTCAGAGTTGGCTCAACGCAGCTTCCCAATAGCTTTCCGTTATTTACAAAGAAGTTATAACAGGGGAGATATGAAAACTGCTGTTCTACTTGTAAAAGAAGGGAGTGAACCAAACATATTTACTCGCTTTATTCCAAACTGGGAGGATGAACAACCAAAA aataatgTAGAAGAGAGACTAACACCAGCTCATGTGAAAAGATTGTTGGACAACGAATATGGGTTGCCTGTTTATTCAATTCAACAATTATCTACATCATGTCCTCAAGGTGTGGACCCAACAAAAAAAGag agATATCTTTCTGAAAGAGATTTTGCTCAAACATTCCGGATGACACGAGAAGAATTCTCGAAACTAAGTGAATGGTATCGAAATGATTTGAAAAAgaaattcaatttattttag